The following proteins are encoded in a genomic region of Burkholderia gladioli:
- a CDS encoding response regulator transcription factor yields the protein MDPQKRILIVEDDADIAEVLALHLRDERYEVVHCANGDDGLRRLEQGNWDALILDLMLPGVDGLEICRRARAMERYTPIIIISARSSEVHRILGLELGADDYLAKPFSMLELVARVKALLRRVEALSRDTRSEAGRVDVGGLTLDPLTREAAVDGAAIDLTPREFDLLYHFARHPGKAFSRTDLLNAVWGYQHEGYEHTVNTHINRLRAKIEADPAQPARILTVWGRGYKLVAPGPAEAGKDA from the coding sequence ATGGACCCACAGAAACGCATCCTGATCGTCGAAGACGATGCCGATATCGCCGAGGTGCTCGCGCTGCACCTGCGCGACGAACGCTACGAGGTGGTGCACTGCGCCAACGGCGACGACGGCCTGCGCCGCCTAGAGCAAGGCAACTGGGACGCGCTGATCCTGGACCTGATGCTCCCCGGCGTCGACGGCCTGGAAATCTGCCGCCGGGCGCGCGCGATGGAGCGCTACACGCCGATCATCATCATCAGCGCGCGCTCGAGCGAGGTGCACCGGATCCTCGGCCTCGAGCTGGGCGCCGACGACTACCTCGCCAAGCCGTTCTCGATGCTGGAGCTGGTGGCGCGCGTGAAGGCGCTGCTGCGGCGCGTCGAGGCGCTGTCGCGCGACACGCGCTCGGAGGCGGGGCGCGTCGACGTGGGCGGCCTCACGCTCGATCCGCTCACGCGCGAGGCGGCGGTGGACGGCGCGGCGATCGACCTGACGCCGCGCGAATTCGACCTGCTGTACCACTTCGCCCGCCATCCCGGCAAGGCCTTCTCGCGCACCGACCTGCTCAATGCCGTCTGGGGCTACCAGCACGAGGGCTACGAACACACCGTGAATACCCACATCAACCGGCTGCGCGCCAAGATCGAGGCCGATCCGGCCCAGCCGGCGCGGATCCTGACCGTCTGGGGGCGCGGCTACAAGCTGGTCGCGCCGGGCCCGGCCGAAGCCGGCAAGGACGCCTGA
- a CDS encoding sensor histidine kinase: protein MRRLSLTQRLALVFSVLLLACCGASAWIQIRASDMHEKEVVQRLSRDLASHIALSASLLDDNGLRPDAVRKLFGQLMGVNPSVEVYLLDNAGRIRGDDAPPGRVKRDRVDLAPVKRFLAGQPLPILGDDPRSLDARKVFSAAPLQLPGHAPSGYIYVVLLGEAHDELAARVAASSVLRTTLWSIALVALLGLLAGLTAFGLITRPLRRFADAMRRFDANGEPDAQPSLPHSSAAGARDEIAVLETTFEQMAARIGEQWRELKQQDLQRRELVANLSHDLRTPLTSLHGYLETLALKDGTLETAERERYLSVALVQSEKVGRLARALFELARLESGLVQPALEDGSLADLVQDVFAKFELSAKAREVTLDARIEPRLPNIHADLGMIERVLTNLLDNALRHTPKGGHVAVELASREGEVNVTVRDTGPGVPAALREHLFRRPVGSWEAPGDAHRGGLGLLLVQRMLQLHGSEARLLDEPRGGAAFSFSLPAAGR, encoded by the coding sequence ATGCGCCGCCTGAGCCTGACCCAGCGCCTGGCGCTGGTGTTCTCGGTGCTGCTGCTGGCCTGCTGTGGCGCCTCGGCCTGGATCCAGATCCGCGCCAGCGACATGCACGAGAAGGAGGTGGTGCAGCGCCTGTCGCGCGACCTGGCCAGCCATATCGCGCTGAGCGCCTCGCTGCTCGACGACAACGGCCTGCGGCCCGACGCGGTGCGCAAGCTGTTCGGCCAGCTGATGGGCGTCAATCCGAGCGTCGAGGTCTACCTGCTCGACAACGCCGGGCGCATCCGCGGCGACGACGCGCCGCCCGGCCGCGTCAAGCGCGATCGTGTCGATCTCGCCCCGGTCAAGCGCTTCCTGGCGGGCCAGCCGCTGCCGATCCTCGGTGATGACCCGCGCAGCCTCGACGCGCGCAAGGTGTTCAGCGCCGCGCCGCTGCAACTGCCGGGGCACGCGCCCTCGGGCTACATCTACGTGGTGCTGCTGGGCGAGGCGCACGACGAGCTGGCCGCGCGGGTAGCCGCCAGCTCGGTGCTGCGCACCACGCTCTGGTCGATCGCGCTGGTGGCGCTGCTCGGGCTGCTGGCGGGTCTCACCGCGTTCGGGCTGATCACGCGGCCGCTGCGCCGCTTCGCCGACGCGATGCGCCGCTTCGATGCCAACGGCGAGCCCGACGCGCAACCCTCGCTGCCGCATTCCTCGGCGGCCGGCGCGCGCGACGAGATCGCCGTGTTGGAGACCACCTTCGAGCAGATGGCCGCGCGCATCGGCGAGCAATGGCGCGAGTTGAAGCAGCAGGACCTGCAGCGGCGCGAGCTGGTGGCGAACCTCTCGCACGACCTGCGCACGCCGCTGACCTCGCTGCACGGCTACCTGGAGACGCTGGCGCTGAAGGACGGCACGCTGGAGACGGCCGAGCGCGAGCGCTACCTGTCGGTGGCGCTGGTGCAGAGCGAGAAGGTGGGGCGCCTGGCGCGCGCGCTGTTCGAGCTGGCGCGGCTCGAATCGGGCCTGGTGCAGCCGGCGCTGGAGGACGGCTCGCTGGCCGACCTGGTGCAGGACGTGTTCGCCAAGTTCGAGCTGAGCGCCAAGGCGCGGGAGGTGACGCTCGACGCGCGCATCGAGCCGCGCCTGCCGAACATCCATGCCGATCTCGGCATGATCGAGCGGGTGCTGACCAACCTGCTCGACAACGCCCTGCGGCACACGCCCAAGGGCGGCCACGTGGCCGTCGAGCTGGCCTCGCGCGAAGGCGAGGTCAACGTCACCGTGCGCGATACCGGGCCCGGCGTGCCGGCGGCCCTGCGCGAACACCTGTTCCGGCGCCCGGTGGGATCGTGGGAGGCGCCCGGCGACGCGCATCGCGGCGGGCTGGGATTGCTGCTGGTGCAGCGCATGCTGCAACTGCACGGCAGCGAGGCGCGGCTGCTCGACGAGCCGCGCGGCGGGGCGGCGTTCAGCTTCTCGCTGCCGGCCGCGGGGCGCTAG
- a CDS encoding GNAT family N-acetyltransferase — protein MSPRTNEYGQPIGAPVDGWTPRPLPAAVTLEGRHCRLEPLDAARHADALAEAYLSARDGSDWTYLTVGPFTSVEDYRAHVEKAERSTDPRHYAVIDRVSGHAVGTLALMRQDPAHGVIEVGHVTFSPKLKQTPLSTEAQYLLMAHVFEQLGYRRYEWKCDSLNAPSRRAAERLGFRFEGIFRQAIVYKDRSRDTAWFSIIDSEWPTLREAFEAWLAPENFDAEGRQRRSLVELREAR, from the coding sequence ATGTCCCCCCGCACCAACGAATACGGCCAACCGATCGGCGCTCCCGTCGACGGCTGGACCCCTCGCCCGCTGCCCGCCGCCGTCACGCTGGAGGGCCGCCATTGCCGCCTGGAGCCGCTCGACGCGGCGCGCCACGCCGACGCGCTGGCCGAGGCCTACCTGTCGGCGCGGGACGGCAGCGACTGGACCTACCTGACGGTCGGCCCGTTCACGAGCGTCGAGGACTATCGCGCCCATGTCGAGAAGGCCGAGCGCAGCACCGATCCGCGCCACTACGCCGTGATCGACCGCGTCAGCGGCCACGCGGTCGGCACGCTGGCGCTGATGCGGCAGGATCCGGCGCATGGCGTGATCGAGGTGGGCCACGTGACCTTCTCGCCGAAGCTCAAGCAGACGCCGCTGTCGACCGAGGCGCAGTACCTGCTGATGGCCCATGTGTTCGAGCAGCTCGGCTACCGCCGCTACGAGTGGAAATGCGACAGCCTCAACGCGCCGTCGCGGCGCGCGGCCGAGCGGCTCGGTTTCCGTTTCGAGGGGATCTTCCGGCAGGCGATCGTCTACAAGGATCGCAGCCGCGATACGGCCTGGTTCTCGATCATCGACAGCGAATGGCCGACGCTGCGGGAAGCCTTCGAGGCCTGGCTGGCGCCGGAGAATTTCGACGCCGAGGGGCGCCAGCGCCGCTCGCTCGTGGAACTGCGCGAAGCGCGGTAG
- a CDS encoding DsbA family oxidoreductase yields the protein MSQALTIDFVSDIACPWCAVGLSSLLLALERIGDAAEVQIRMHPFELNPDMKPEGESIVAYLGRKYGRTPEQIAETQAMLRERGASVGFDFGTREHVYNTFDAHRLLHWAGLEGKQLPLKLALLRAYHGEGKPTNDHAVLAAIAQSVGLDADRAREVLASGAYADEVRAAEAEAQQQGIHSVPSIIFNQRYLVTGGQPVEAFEGAIRQILAEPAA from the coding sequence ATGTCCCAAGCCCTGACCATCGATTTCGTCTCCGACATCGCCTGCCCCTGGTGCGCGGTCGGCCTGTCCTCGCTGCTGCTCGCGCTCGAGCGGATCGGCGACGCCGCCGAGGTGCAGATCCGCATGCACCCGTTCGAACTGAACCCGGACATGAAGCCGGAAGGCGAATCGATCGTCGCCTACCTCGGCAGGAAATACGGCCGCACGCCCGAGCAGATCGCCGAGACGCAGGCCATGCTGCGCGAGCGCGGCGCCAGCGTCGGTTTCGATTTCGGCACGCGCGAGCATGTCTACAACACCTTCGACGCGCATCGCCTGCTGCACTGGGCCGGCCTGGAAGGCAAGCAACTGCCGCTCAAGCTCGCGCTGCTGCGCGCCTATCACGGCGAAGGCAAGCCGACCAACGATCACGCAGTGCTGGCGGCGATCGCGCAATCGGTCGGCCTGGACGCGGATCGCGCGCGCGAGGTGCTGGCCAGCGGCGCCTATGCCGACGAGGTGCGCGCCGCCGAGGCCGAGGCGCAGCAGCAAGGCATCCACTCGGTGCCCTCGATCATCTTCAACCAGCGCTACCTGGTGACGGGCGGCCAGCCGGTCGAGGCCTTCGAAGGCGCGATCCGCCAGATCCTGGCCGAACCGGCGGCCTGA
- a CDS encoding chitosanase yields MKIVSTKCWIHAALCAAVMATLPLAAAAASARTVHEARAPQAAAAAASPEICSSPWTAARIYEAGNVVSFDGHDYTAAYRSQGNAPATASGEAGSGQPWVAGEACKPAKLSKAALDHDANFSPATLQFLKDNTGLDGEQWDNIMKLVNKPEQDSLDWTKFYGYCEDIGDDRGYTMGIFGATTGGPNDGGPDGPALFKAYDAASGASNPSVQGGLARIGAHGSMQGSILKITDSEKVFCGKVKGLQNDAAWREAMWRTFYSVYIQYSVQQAQSRGFGSALTIGSFVDTALNQGADGGSNTLQGLLSRSGNSTDEKTFMTSFYAQRTKVVDTHDFNQPPNGKNRVKQWSTLMSQGITSLKNCDADIVKVTSWTMK; encoded by the coding sequence ATGAAAATCGTCTCGACGAAATGCTGGATTCATGCCGCGCTCTGCGCGGCCGTGATGGCGACCCTGCCGCTGGCCGCTGCCGCCGCCTCGGCGCGCACCGTGCACGAGGCGCGCGCCCCGCAAGCGGCCGCTGCCGCCGCCTCGCCCGAAATCTGCAGCTCGCCCTGGACGGCAGCGCGCATCTACGAAGCCGGCAACGTGGTCAGCTTCGACGGCCACGACTATACGGCCGCCTACCGCAGCCAGGGCAACGCGCCCGCGACGGCCAGCGGCGAGGCCGGCAGCGGCCAGCCCTGGGTGGCCGGCGAGGCCTGCAAGCCGGCCAAGCTGAGCAAGGCGGCGCTCGACCACGACGCCAACTTCTCGCCCGCCACGCTGCAATTCCTGAAGGACAACACCGGTCTGGACGGCGAGCAGTGGGACAACATCATGAAGCTGGTCAACAAGCCGGAGCAGGATTCGCTCGACTGGACCAAGTTCTACGGCTACTGCGAGGACATCGGCGACGATCGCGGCTACACCATGGGCATCTTCGGCGCCACCACGGGCGGGCCGAACGACGGCGGCCCGGACGGCCCGGCCCTGTTCAAGGCCTACGACGCGGCCAGCGGCGCCAGCAATCCCTCGGTGCAGGGCGGCCTGGCGCGGATCGGCGCGCACGGCTCGATGCAGGGTTCGATCCTGAAGATCACCGACAGCGAGAAGGTGTTCTGCGGCAAGGTCAAGGGCCTGCAGAACGACGCGGCCTGGCGCGAGGCGATGTGGCGCACGTTCTACTCGGTCTATATCCAGTACAGCGTGCAGCAGGCGCAGTCGCGCGGCTTCGGCAGCGCACTGACGATCGGCTCCTTCGTCGATACGGCCTTGAACCAGGGCGCCGACGGCGGCAGCAACACGCTGCAAGGCCTGCTCTCGCGCTCGGGCAACAGCACCGACGAGAAGACCTTCATGACGAGCTTCTACGCGCAGCGCACCAAGGTGGTCGACACGCACGACTTCAACCAGCCGCCCAACGGGAAGAACCGGGTGAAGCAGTGGAGCACCCTGATGAGCCAGGGCATCACCAGCCTCAAGAACTGTGACGCCGATATCGTCAAGGTGACCAGCTGGACGATGAAGTAA